A genomic region of Ignavibacteria bacterium contains the following coding sequences:
- a CDS encoding C4-type zinc ribbon domain-containing protein yields MTENNINDNPETSGIDNPQVPDTGSSRVLEYFEFNDTENKPKIEEELRILYELCRIDGDLKDINDEKGDLPDIIIEQKNNLFEFENDISGKKAELKKLQEEEATLTKQITKTEAKVKKYDEQKYSAKSNKEYDAIMKSIDASIEIIDKNQKRIKELADITEILKRDIEAAEREMTELKTELEANEAKLSNLNEEFEQEEAELTHKKDNLMVRLEEDLRNLYSRINNTLRGEAVSVVRRGNCSGCYNSIPPQRAIEIRAAEKLFTCQACGRILIDEKYITNN; encoded by the coding sequence ATGACTGAAAATAACATTAACGATAACCCTGAAACAAGCGGAATTGATAATCCGCAGGTTCCTGATACAGGTTCATCACGGGTTCTTGAATACTTCGAATTCAATGATACTGAAAACAAACCCAAAATCGAAGAAGAGCTTCGCATCTTATATGAACTTTGCAGAATAGACGGCGACTTAAAGGACATCAATGATGAGAAGGGAGACCTGCCTGATATTATTATCGAGCAGAAAAACAATCTATTTGAGTTTGAAAATGATATATCGGGTAAAAAAGCCGAACTCAAAAAACTTCAGGAAGAGGAAGCAACTCTTACAAAGCAGATAACAAAGACAGAAGCAAAAGTTAAGAAATACGACGAGCAAAAATACAGCGCAAAGTCAAACAAGGAATATGATGCAATAATGAAATCAATCGATGCTTCAATTGAAATAATCGATAAAAATCAGAAGCGCATTAAAGAACTTGCTGACATAACTGAAATTCTTAAAAGAGATATTGAAGCTGCCGAACGTGAAATGACTGAATTGAAAACCGAACTCGAAGCAAATGAGGCAAAGCTCAGTAATCTTAACGAGGAATTCGAGCAGGAAGAAGCAGAGCTTACCCATAAAAAAGATAACCTGATGGTCCGGCTTGAAGAAGATTTGCGAAACCTGTACAGCAGAATTAATAATACTCTTCGCGGCGAAGCTGTTTCTGTTGTCCGAAGAGGAAACTGCAGCGGATGCTATAACTCAATTCCTCCGCAGCGCGCAATTGAAATTCGTGCAGCAGAAAAATTATTCACATGTCAGGCATGCGGCAGAATTCTCATTGACGAAAAATATATTACTAATAATTAA